The Carassius auratus strain Wakin chromosome 5, ASM336829v1, whole genome shotgun sequence genome includes a window with the following:
- the LOC113069165 gene encoding probable E3 ubiquitin-protein ligase RNF144A-A — MSSLKCPGCQQSDFRKLDGQKAVCRPCSKAKRCVFQFCWACQREWPCNASATNSCGLPNCALRAALLSVKQISDPQSSVDGCPYFRACPGCQALVTHSGEGCPYIICPNCEDEFCFRCLRPQCYEDGYDDEYDEDDDNDDDDDLEIGPCVIVDNAEIINRMGL, encoded by the exons atGAGCAGTCTAAAG TGTCCTGGCTGTCAGCAGTCTGATTTCAGAAAGTTGGATGGACAGAAAGCAGTCTGCAGACCTTGTTCTAAAGCAAAGAGGTGCGTGTTTCAGTTCTGCTGGGCGTGTCAGAGGGAGTGGCCATGCAACGCTTCAGCCACCAACTCCTGCGGGCTGCCGAACTGTGCTCTCCGTGCTGCCCTCCTCAGCGTCAAACAGATCAGTGACCCGCAAAGCTCAGTGGATGGATGCCCATACTTCAGGGCCTGTCCGGGATGCCAGGCCCTAGTAACACACAGTGGTGAGGGCTGCCCTTACATTATTTGTCCCAACTGCGAAGATGAGTTCTGCTTCCGCTGCCTCCGTCCACAGTGCTACGAAGATGGATATGATGATGaatatgatgaagatgatgataatgatgatgatgatgatcttgAGATAGGGCCCTGTGTGATAGTGGATAATGCTGAGATCATTAATCGCATGGGACTCTAG
- the LOC113077428 gene encoding very-long-chain 3-oxoacyl-CoA reductase-like, with translation MGDTAEWSWCSLVLSSIGSITVVYYLLRWSWQCWQGFKAYVLSEIWQTDLRIYGQWAVVTGATSGIGRAYAEELAKRGLNIVLISRSEDKLRSVSKEIESQYKRQTRVIQSDFTEGHSIYSAIAQQLEGLEIGILVNNVGMNYTGVLANFLDVPDPHQRITQVINCNTLSVTQMSRLVLPAMLERGKGLIINISSEAASQPQPMLSLYSATKIFVTYFSRCLHAEYRSKGITVQCVVPFVVSTNMTHNVPVSPLVKSAASFARDALNTVGYTTYTSGCLTHALQHFALSIVFPGWLRLSSYCVQRMAKFANSIEPQLREMMAEPKNKQD, from the exons ATGGGAGACACTGCAGAGTGGAGCTGGTGTTCCTTGGTGTTGAGCAGCATCGGCTCTATTACGGTTGTTTATTACCTGCTGAGGTGGTCATGGCAGTGTTGGCAGGGGTTCAAAGCGTACGTGCTCTCTGAGATCTGGCAAACGGACCTGAGGATATATGGCCAATGGGCTG TTGTAACTGGAGCAACATCAGGGATTGGTCGTGCATATGCTGAAGAG CTTGCCAAACGAGGATTAAACATTGTTCTGATCAGTCGCTCGGAGGACAAGCTTCGCAGCGTTTCCAAGGAAATAG aATCTCAGTACAAGCGGCAGACACGTGTGATTCAGTCAGATTTCACAGAGGGACATTCCATCTACTCTGCTATCGCACAACAGCTAGAGGGCCTAGAGATCGGAATTCTGG TGAACAATGTAGGTATGAACTATACAGGGGTTCTGGCAAATTTTCTGGATGTTCCTGATCCACACCAG AGAATCACACAGGTGATAAACTGTAACACACTGTCCGTCACTCAG ATGAGCAGACTCGTTTTGCCAGCCATGCTTGAAAG GGGGAAAGGCCTCATTATAAACATATCATCAGAAGCTGCATCTCAGCCCCAGCCAATGCTGTCGTTGTATTCTGCCACTAAG ATATTTGTAACATATTTTTCTCGCTGTCTGCATGCGGAATACAGGTCAAAAGGAATCACGGTTCAA TGTGTGGTCCCGTTTGTAGTCTCCACTAATATGACTCATAACGTGCCTGTCAGTCCGCTGGTGAAAAGTGCCGCTTCGTTTGCTAGAGATGCTCTGAACACTGTGGGTTACACGACATACACAAGCGGATGTTTAACTCATGCACTGCAG CACTTTGCTCTGTCGATTGTTTTCCCGGGCTGGCTGCGTCTCTCGTCCTATTGTGTGCAACGCATGGCAAAATTCGCTAATAGCATTGAACCCCAGTTAAGGGAGATGATGGCAGAGCCAAAAAACAAACAGGACTGA